In Sorghum bicolor cultivar BTx623 chromosome 8, Sorghum_bicolor_NCBIv3, whole genome shotgun sequence, one genomic interval encodes:
- the LOC8066948 gene encoding proactivator polypeptide-like 1 has protein sequence MGSKAPLCLTLLLLLLVAACGPAAEARRLVLPAAQANDAVELPDHGSTLKEQISSMKTPVHLKSSGQICLACENFMSEAVNYLSEKQTQDKVMEFLHDACSKSFSFEEKCVELMDSYATLLFAKITEIEPEAFCKQYGLCRNTALFSGVRSNSTCVFCHHLLDEIMSKLKDPDAEIEIIEILIKECNKIEGHVQQCKRLVLQYIPLILVNGEKFLEKNDVCALVQACPASQKKTFSSVLQGALLSDA, from the exons ATGGGTTCCAAAGCGCCTTTATGTCTCACGCTCCTCTTGCTGCTGCTCGTCGCTGCCtgcggacctgctgcagaggccAGGCGTCTTGTACTACCTGCTGCGCAGGCCAACGATGCTG TTGAACTCCCAGATCATGGCTCAACCTTGAAGGAACAAATTTCTTCAATGAAGACTCCTGTCCATCTCAAGAGTAGCGGCCAAATATGCTTAGCCTGTGAGAACTTCATGAGCGAAGCTGTCAATTATCTCAGTGAGAAACAGACACAAGATAAGGTCATGGAATTCCTTCATGACGCTTGCTCTAAGTCATTCTCCTTTGAAGAGAAG TGTGTTGAATTGATGGACTCTTATGCAACACTCCTTTTTGCCAAGATTACAGAGATCGAACCAGAAGCGTTCTGCAAACAGTATGGCCTGTGCAGGAACACAGCTCTTTTCTCTGGTGTGAGAAGTAACAGCACATGTGTGTTTTGCCACCATCTGCTTGATGAAATTATGTCCAAACTGAAAGATCCAGATGCGGAG ATTGAGATAATTGAGATTCTTATCAAGGAGTGCAATAAGATTGAAGGTCACGTCCAGCAG TGCAAGAGACTGGTCCTGCAATACATTCCCCTCATCCTGGTGAACGGTGAGAAGTTCCTCGAGAAGAATGATGTCTGCGCGCTCGTCCAGGCGTGTCCAGCCAGCCAGAAGAAGACCTTCAGCTCAGTCTTGCAGGGAGCGTTGCTGAGTGACGCTTGA